From one Halosimplex rubrum genomic stretch:
- a CDS encoding metal-dependent transcriptional regulator — MNTADQYLKAIYLIQQIEDGPASTGDLADRLDVSPASANEMIGKLEDNGLAEHEKYKGVSLSDEGIVRARDALQNYCIIERFLVEVLEVEEFRGEARQLESVIDETVAERLDTIIDRDPACPDCFDPENDVCGLLEAPAAADD; from the coding sequence GTGAACACGGCCGACCAGTACCTGAAAGCCATCTACCTGATCCAGCAGATCGAGGACGGCCCCGCGTCGACCGGCGACCTGGCCGACCGACTCGACGTGAGCCCCGCCAGCGCCAACGAGATGATCGGCAAGCTCGAGGACAACGGCCTGGCCGAACACGAGAAGTACAAGGGCGTCTCCCTCTCCGACGAGGGCATCGTCCGCGCTCGCGACGCGCTCCAGAACTACTGCATCATCGAGCGCTTTCTCGTCGAGGTCCTCGAAGTCGAGGAGTTCCGCGGCGAGGCCCGCCAGCTCGAGAGCGTCATCGACGAGACCGTCGCCGAGCGACTGGACACCATCATCGACCGCGACCCCGCCTGTCCCGACTGCTTCGACCCCGAAAACGACGTCTGCGGCCTGCTCGAAGCGCCCGCCGCCGCCGACGACTGA
- a CDS encoding DNA-methyltransferase → METSHRVVVDDARDLDTLADDSVDLVVTSPPYPMIEMWDETFGALDPAVADALADGDGQRAFERMHGVLDEVWAELERVLVDGGIACVNVGDATRTVDGSFRVYPNHARVLEGFRSLGFDPLPDVLWRKPTNSAAKFMGSGMVPPNAYVTLEHEYVLLFRNGGDSRSFEPGADRRYEAAYFWEERNRWFSDVWTDVTGDLQALDHDDLRERSAAFPFEIPYRLVNMYSAYGDTVLDPFWGTGTTSLAALVAGRDSVGYERESAFAEVFDDAVRDAPALSRSVVAERLDRHREFVADVRAEGDELGYDAVHYDFPVRTKQEREIRFYEVESVESTDEEYVATHEPV, encoded by the coding sequence ATGGAGACGAGTCATCGGGTCGTCGTCGACGACGCGCGCGACCTCGATACGCTGGCCGACGACAGCGTCGACCTGGTCGTGACCTCGCCGCCGTACCCGATGATCGAGATGTGGGACGAGACCTTCGGGGCGCTCGATCCGGCCGTCGCGGACGCGCTGGCGGACGGCGACGGCCAGCGGGCCTTCGAGCGGATGCACGGCGTCCTCGACGAGGTGTGGGCCGAACTGGAGCGGGTCCTCGTCGACGGGGGGATCGCCTGCGTCAACGTCGGCGACGCCACGCGGACCGTCGACGGGAGCTTCCGGGTCTACCCCAATCACGCCCGCGTGCTGGAAGGGTTCCGGTCGCTCGGGTTCGACCCGCTGCCGGACGTGCTCTGGCGCAAACCCACCAACAGCGCGGCGAAGTTCATGGGCTCGGGGATGGTGCCGCCCAACGCCTACGTCACGCTCGAACACGAGTACGTCCTCCTCTTCCGCAACGGCGGCGACTCGCGGTCGTTCGAGCCCGGCGCCGACCGGCGCTACGAGGCCGCCTACTTCTGGGAGGAGCGCAACCGCTGGTTCTCCGACGTGTGGACCGACGTGACCGGCGACCTCCAGGCGCTCGACCACGACGACCTGCGCGAGCGCTCCGCCGCGTTCCCCTTCGAGATCCCCTACCGCCTCGTCAACATGTACTCGGCCTACGGCGACACGGTGCTGGACCCCTTCTGGGGCACCGGCACCACCTCCCTCGCCGCCCTCGTCGCCGGCCGCGACTCCGTCGGCTACGAGCGCGAGTCCGCCTTCGCCGAGGTGTTCGACGACGCGGTGCGCGACGCCCCCGCGCTCTCCCGCTCGGTCGTCGCCGAACGCCTCGACCGCCACCGCGAGTTCGTCGCCGACGTTCGAGCCGAGGGCGACGAACTCGGCTACGACGCCGTCCACTACGACTTCCCCGTCCGGACCAAGCAGGAACGGGAGATCCGCTTCTACGAGGTCGAATCCGTCGAGTCGACCGACGAGGAGTATGTGGCGACGCACGAACCGGTCTGA
- a CDS encoding ferritin-like domain-containing protein: MSLTVPVGSDHQLARLLQIGIVLEEVVEARASKHARDSGADLTEDVRAMLDDAAAESADHRDRLEDLIEELDADTVAYEEIEALVEAQYESDEDFDGVLYDQLCNEETAYKFYDDLIEAIEASDVQFGIDRDRLLDTLAAIREEEAEGAEEVTELMEERR, translated from the coding sequence GTGAGTCTCACCGTACCCGTCGGGTCCGACCACCAGCTGGCCCGCCTGCTCCAGATCGGTATCGTCCTGGAGGAGGTCGTCGAAGCGCGGGCGTCGAAACACGCCCGCGACAGCGGGGCAGACCTGACCGAGGACGTGCGGGCGATGCTCGACGACGCCGCGGCGGAGTCCGCGGACCACCGTGACCGCCTCGAGGACCTGATCGAGGAACTCGACGCCGACACGGTCGCCTACGAGGAGATCGAGGCGCTGGTCGAGGCGCAGTACGAGTCCGACGAGGACTTCGACGGCGTCCTCTACGACCAGCTCTGCAACGAGGAGACCGCCTACAAGTTCTACGACGACCTCATCGAGGCTATCGAGGCCTCCGACGTGCAGTTCGGCATCGACCGCGACCGACTGCTCGACACCCTCGCGGCCATCCGCGAGGAGGAGGCCGAAGGCGCCGAAGAAGTGACCGAGCTCATGGAGGAACGACGATGA
- a CDS encoding HNH endonuclease, which yields MPECPTCGKSLATEAGKRQHHAKVHGESLPNRTCVDCGAAFYDLKSRLSYCDDCDPNAGENNGNWQDARERTECRRCGDTFEYYPSDKKGVYCPDCVRDADEFLGDSYAEVHDIERVERECEYCGEEMVVLASARKYGHGRFCSLDCLSDWMSDTRSGKDHHQWLTGSRTYAGKWWSARRQARRRDQYRCQHCRKTAAEIGRNPDVHHIVPLRTFDDPQDAHTLDNLLSLCPECHRQAECGTIEIPSPGDAQE from the coding sequence GTGCCGGAGTGTCCGACCTGCGGGAAGTCGCTGGCGACTGAGGCGGGAAAGCGTCAGCACCACGCGAAAGTCCACGGCGAGTCGCTCCCGAACCGGACGTGTGTGGACTGTGGCGCGGCGTTCTACGACCTGAAGTCGCGGTTGTCCTACTGCGACGATTGCGACCCGAACGCGGGCGAGAACAACGGCAACTGGCAAGATGCGCGCGAGCGGACCGAGTGCCGGCGCTGCGGCGACACGTTCGAATACTACCCCTCGGACAAGAAGGGCGTCTACTGCCCGGACTGCGTCCGCGACGCCGACGAGTTCCTCGGCGACAGCTACGCCGAGGTCCACGACATCGAACGGGTCGAGCGAGAGTGTGAGTACTGTGGGGAGGAGATGGTGGTCTTAGCTTCGGCGCGAAAGTACGGTCACGGTCGGTTCTGTTCGCTCGATTGTCTCTCCGATTGGATGTCGGACACGCGGTCCGGGAAAGACCACCACCAGTGGTTGACGGGGAGTCGAACGTATGCTGGAAAGTGGTGGTCGGCTCGCCGCCAGGCCCGTCGACGAGATCAGTACCGATGTCAACACTGTCGGAAAACTGCGGCCGAGATCGGTCGGAACCCGGACGTTCACCACATCGTTCCGCTCCGGACGTTCGACGACCCACAGGACGCACATACGCTCGACAATCTACTATCACTCTGCCCGGAGTGTCATCGACAGGCCGAGTGCGGAACGATCGAGATCCCGTCTCCCGGAGACGCGCAAGAGTAA
- a CDS encoding DUF7827 domain-containing protein, translating into MSHPADQSGDGPPEETVPLGAIAYVSLSVPDGHDSTVTVGTGTNHSVEATVHDDGDGRIELRINTYAAANGTAVGPRTYGVTGDDDLELHTDETDATMTNGTYLIETVRDGTVLDERRLNVTAPDFGTVTALAGPPQLMDAGTLDAVRTAGELGMLSDARGDYNFTDVRFGETVVLEIESPSFLGAVAAQPGETATERLGRVHEHHDRGPPVTFGISGPCYALEYDASVQTGGVRALSDYRNGTLSLLVDHDRTDRYTGSGQFGVDVDSPSPLGDYDEYLTFDRGRYADPDRRPTVDRLGPYSYNQRVDDIVSWPTDGSVVIRGESESSSLTVGYQSLTDPTYRVSRTVDVSEEPFERELPLPNAGQGLFEVTVGNTSYTAKVGDAPNATWELASPADAGRVDRLGVEQLKLEDGGFVVAYRPGPNATEFERVGSARADDIAMPVAPVEEPTHVVAVAHPDGNDNGRFDGPETDPAYRVGGSVVREWTTVEPAGETASAGPPLGSFAVSKVNGSAENVPTATPSPTPTATPTPTPSPTPTPSPTPTATVTPTATPTPTAAPTDTPTATASPSGSPTATGPTGSDYPSVTGERPDTTAADGPGFGFATAVVAVLLTTSGTLAIRRRS; encoded by the coding sequence GTGAGTCACCCCGCGGACCAGAGCGGAGACGGGCCACCGGAGGAAACGGTCCCGCTGGGCGCTATCGCCTACGTTTCCCTGTCGGTCCCCGACGGCCACGACAGCACTGTCACGGTCGGTACGGGGACGAACCACTCCGTCGAAGCGACCGTCCACGACGACGGGGACGGACGGATCGAACTCCGGATCAACACGTACGCCGCCGCGAACGGGACTGCGGTCGGTCCTCGCACGTACGGAGTCACTGGCGACGACGACCTGGAACTCCACACCGACGAGACGGACGCGACGATGACGAACGGGACGTACCTGATCGAGACGGTGCGAGACGGGACCGTCCTCGACGAACGGCGATTGAACGTCACGGCGCCGGACTTCGGGACGGTGACTGCGCTGGCCGGGCCGCCCCAGTTGATGGATGCGGGGACGCTCGACGCCGTTCGGACCGCCGGCGAACTCGGGATGCTCTCGGACGCCCGGGGGGACTACAACTTCACGGACGTTCGGTTCGGCGAGACGGTCGTGCTCGAGATAGAGTCACCGAGCTTCCTCGGTGCCGTCGCGGCTCAGCCCGGCGAGACGGCCACCGAGAGACTCGGTCGCGTCCACGAGCACCACGACCGCGGGCCGCCTGTCACGTTCGGGATATCGGGGCCCTGTTACGCGCTGGAGTACGACGCGAGCGTCCAGACTGGCGGAGTCCGTGCGCTCTCGGACTACCGGAACGGGACGCTGTCTCTCCTCGTCGATCACGACAGGACCGACCGGTACACCGGATCCGGACAGTTCGGTGTGGACGTCGATTCACCGAGCCCGCTCGGCGACTACGACGAATACCTCACCTTCGACCGGGGCAGGTATGCGGATCCCGACCGGCGACCGACGGTGGATCGGCTCGGCCCGTACTCGTACAACCAGCGCGTGGACGACATCGTCTCCTGGCCGACCGACGGGTCCGTCGTGATCCGAGGCGAGAGCGAGTCGTCGTCGCTGACCGTCGGCTACCAGTCGCTCACCGACCCGACCTACCGCGTCAGTCGGACGGTCGATGTCTCGGAGGAGCCGTTCGAGCGAGAACTCCCGCTTCCGAACGCCGGTCAGGGACTGTTCGAAGTGACGGTCGGCAACACGTCCTACACGGCGAAGGTCGGCGACGCGCCGAACGCGACGTGGGAACTCGCGTCGCCGGCCGACGCCGGACGGGTCGACCGACTCGGAGTCGAGCAACTGAAACTCGAAGACGGCGGCTTCGTCGTGGCCTACCGCCCCGGACCCAACGCCACCGAGTTCGAGCGAGTCGGCTCGGCCCGTGCAGACGACATCGCGATGCCGGTCGCACCGGTCGAGGAGCCGACGCACGTCGTCGCGGTCGCCCACCCCGACGGCAACGACAACGGCCGCTTCGACGGGCCCGAGACGGACCCGGCCTACCGCGTCGGCGGGAGCGTCGTCCGGGAGTGGACCACCGTCGAACCGGCTGGTGAGACCGCGTCGGCGGGCCCGCCGCTCGGGTCGTTCGCCGTCTCGAAGGTCAACGGCTCCGCCGAAAACGTACCGACGGCGACCCCGTCGCCAACACCGACCGCGACGCCAACACCGACCCCGTCGCCAACACCGACCCCGTCGCCAACACCGACCGCGACAGTGACGCCGACCGCGACGCCCACGCCGACGGCCGCTCCGACCGACACACCGACCGCAACCGCGTCGCCGTCCGGCTCCCCGACGGCCACCGGACCGACTGGGAGCGACTACCCTTCGGTGACGGGCGAGCGACCCGACACGACCGCGGCGGACGGCCCCGGCTTCGGCTTTGCCACTGCGGTCGTCGCCGTCCTGTTGACGACCTCGGGGACACTCGCGATCCGCCGGCGCTCGTAG
- the sufB gene encoding Fe-S cluster assembly protein SufB: MSSDQDHLQDTDTEARFEFKKEENSAFEAEKGLTEETVRLISEDKDEPEWMLERRLRALEQFQEMPMPTDWPGQPDLSEVDIEEIVPYIRPDIETRGGAEEWEDLPEEIQDTFDKLGIPEAEKNALSGVGAQYESEIVYQNMQERWEEQGVIFCDMDKAVQEHEEIVKEYFMTKAVPPSDNKFAALHGAIWSGGSFVYVPEDTSVDMPVQAYFRMNSEGMGQFEHTLIVAEENSEVHYIEGCSAPKYSAFNLHSGGVEVFVKDNAHVQYSTVQNWSKNTYNLNTKRAIAEENATMEWVSGSMGSKATMLYPSTILKGPGATDNHITIAMAGEGQDIDTGAKVYHNAPDTKSTIESKSISKDGGRTNYRGLVHIADGAENASTSVECDALMFDNESTSDTMPYMEIQENKVDVAHEATVGKIGDEDVFYLQSRGLDDDDAKQMIVAGFIEPLTEELPIEYAVEMNRLIELEMEGSLG; the protein is encoded by the coding sequence ATGAGCTCAGACCAAGACCACCTACAAGACACCGACACCGAAGCACGCTTCGAGTTCAAGAAGGAGGAGAACTCGGCCTTCGAGGCCGAGAAGGGACTCACGGAGGAGACCGTCCGCCTGATCTCCGAGGACAAGGACGAACCGGAGTGGATGCTCGAGCGACGCCTGCGCGCCCTGGAGCAGTTCCAGGAGATGCCGATGCCGACCGACTGGCCGGGTCAGCCCGACCTCTCGGAGGTCGACATCGAGGAGATCGTCCCGTACATCCGCCCGGACATCGAGACCCGCGGCGGCGCCGAAGAGTGGGAGGACCTCCCCGAGGAGATCCAGGACACCTTCGACAAGCTCGGCATCCCGGAGGCAGAGAAGAACGCCCTCTCGGGCGTCGGCGCCCAGTACGAGTCCGAAATCGTCTACCAGAACATGCAGGAGCGCTGGGAGGAGCAGGGCGTCATCTTCTGTGACATGGACAAGGCCGTCCAGGAACACGAAGAGATCGTCAAGGAGTACTTCATGACCAAGGCCGTCCCGCCCAGCGACAACAAGTTCGCCGCGCTCCACGGCGCGATCTGGTCGGGCGGTTCCTTCGTCTACGTCCCCGAGGACACGAGCGTCGACATGCCCGTCCAGGCGTACTTCCGGATGAACTCCGAGGGGATGGGCCAGTTCGAGCACACGCTCATCGTCGCCGAGGAGAACTCCGAGGTCCACTACATCGAGGGCTGTTCGGCGCCGAAGTACTCGGCGTTCAACCTTCACAGTGGCGGCGTCGAAGTGTTCGTCAAGGACAACGCCCACGTGCAGTACTCGACCGTCCAGAACTGGTCGAAAAACACCTACAACCTCAACACCAAGCGCGCCATCGCCGAGGAGAACGCCACGATGGAGTGGGTCTCCGGTTCGATGGGCTCGAAGGCGACGATGCTGTACCCGAGCACCATCCTCAAGGGGCCGGGAGCGACGGACAACCACATCACCATCGCCATGGCCGGCGAGGGCCAGGACATCGACACCGGCGCGAAGGTCTACCACAACGCGCCCGACACGAAGTCGACCATCGAGTCCAAGTCCATCTCCAAGGACGGCGGCCGCACGAACTACCGCGGCCTCGTCCACATCGCAGACGGCGCGGAGAACGCCTCCACGTCCGTCGAGTGTGACGCGCTCATGTTCGACAACGAGTCCACCTCGGACACGATGCCGTACATGGAGATCCAGGAGAACAAAGTCGACGTCGCCCACGAGGCGACCGTCGGCAAGATCGGCGACGAGGACGTGTTCTACCTCCAGAGCCGCGGCCTGGACGACGACGACGCCAAGCAGATGATCGTCGCCGGCTTCATCGAGCCGCTCACGGAAGAACTGCCTATCGAGTACGCGGTCGAAATGAACCGCCTCATCGAACTGGAGATGGAGGGCTCGCTCGGGTAA
- the sufD gene encoding Fe-S cluster assembly protein SufD, protein MSAQVHANLTEAQVEQISGELDEPEWLLETRKEALAALDDLEMPDVITTPGPRHWTNLVDLDYESLVDPLEFAQEKDRVEAEGADVLSWDEALAEHGDLIEEHFGSVVDPQRDFLTALSTALFSAGTVVYVPEGVAAEDVKIRTRMNSRSLFNYTLVIAEESASATILERQTTGENLDGDQYYSGIVEVVAGENASVQYGALQNLAEDTYNFSVKRGHAHKHGSVDWIEGNIGSRLTKSSVETRLLGEGSESQIVGAFFGHEDQHFDINSRVWHEDEHTTADLVTRGVLDDEARSVYEGVQDVGRDAWDTSSYQRENTLMLSDDSEADASPKLIINNHDTEASHSATVGQVDAEELFYMNSRGVGEEQATNMLVEGFFVPVLEEVAVDELRDDLEELVAERLRN, encoded by the coding sequence ATGAGTGCGCAGGTACACGCGAACCTCACAGAGGCACAGGTAGAGCAGATCAGCGGCGAACTCGACGAGCCCGAGTGGCTCCTCGAGACCCGCAAAGAGGCGCTGGCGGCGCTGGACGACCTGGAGATGCCGGACGTCATCACGACGCCCGGCCCCCGCCACTGGACGAACCTCGTCGATCTGGACTACGAGTCGCTGGTCGACCCGCTGGAGTTCGCCCAGGAGAAAGACCGCGTCGAGGCCGAGGGCGCCGACGTGCTCTCGTGGGACGAGGCGCTCGCCGAGCACGGCGATCTGATCGAGGAGCACTTCGGGAGCGTCGTCGACCCCCAGCGGGACTTCCTGACGGCCCTGTCCACGGCGCTCTTTAGCGCCGGGACGGTCGTCTACGTCCCCGAGGGCGTCGCCGCCGAAGACGTGAAGATCCGCACCCGGATGAACAGCCGTTCGCTGTTCAACTACACGCTCGTGATCGCCGAGGAGTCGGCCTCCGCGACCATTCTCGAACGGCAGACGACCGGCGAGAACCTCGACGGCGACCAGTACTACTCGGGCATCGTCGAAGTCGTCGCCGGCGAGAACGCGAGCGTCCAGTACGGCGCCCTGCAGAACCTCGCCGAGGACACCTACAACTTCTCGGTCAAGCGCGGCCACGCCCACAAACACGGCTCGGTCGACTGGATCGAGGGCAACATCGGTTCCCGACTCACCAAGTCCAGCGTCGAGACGCGACTGCTCGGCGAGGGCTCGGAGAGTCAGATCGTCGGTGCGTTCTTCGGCCACGAGGACCAGCACTTCGACATCAACTCCCGTGTCTGGCACGAGGACGAGCACACCACGGCCGATCTGGTGACCCGCGGCGTCCTCGACGACGAGGCCCGCTCGGTGTACGAGGGCGTCCAAGACGTGGGTCGTGACGCCTGGGACACGAGTTCCTACCAGCGCGAGAACACGCTGATGCTCTCCGACGACAGCGAGGCGGACGCCTCGCCGAAGCTGATCATCAACAACCACGACACCGAGGCCAGTCACTCCGCGACGGTCGGCCAGGTCGACGCCGAGGAGCTGTTCTACATGAACTCCCGCGGCGTCGGTGAGGAGCAGGCGACCAACATGCTCGTCGAGGGCTTCTTCGTGCCGGTCCTCGAAGAGGTCGCCGTCGACGAACTCCGCGACGACCTCGAAGAACTCGTCGCCGAGCGACTTCGGAACTAA